The Myxococcales bacterium sequence GGAAAGGCAAAGAAACAGAAACTCGAGATCATGCAGAACGAGCTCAAGAAGATGAAGGAAGACCTCGACAAGCAGAGGTTAGTTCTCTCCGCTGATGCCTACAGGCAGAAGGAAGGAGAGTTTCAGCAGAAGCTCATGGAGCTGCAGCGCATGACCATGGAGTTTGAGAGGGATTTCGCCGAAAAAGAGGCGAGCTTCATAAAGCCGATAAGCGACAAGATGCAGAAGATCATCCAGGAAATCGGCTCGAAGGAATCTTATTCGATGATCGTTCCGAGAGAGATGGCCCTCTACTCACAGCCCGGTACAGACATCACCGACAGGGTGATAGCTGCATACAATAAAGGCAAATGATGAAGCGGTTTTTTCTAGTTGCAGTATTGGTCGCATCGATAACCGCTTTGCAGATATCCCTTCCGCGGATCCTCTTCGCGGAAGGGGCTTTACTGTCTGCCGTCAGGATCGGGTACGTCGATTTCAATAGAGCTCTCAATACTGTATCAGACGGAGTTGCTGCCAAGAAAAGGCTGAGAGAGGAGTTCAAGGAGAGACAGCAGCAGCTGGACAGTCTTCAGGAGGATCTGGGCCGTATTCGCTCAGAGCTCGACGGTAAGAAGAGCTCTTTTTCTCCTTCCGAGATGAAGAGCCGCGAGGATGATTATCGCAAGAAATTCTTCGAGCTTCAGCAGATGCTTGCGGCATTCAGGCGCGAGATGGAAATCCGTGAGGCGAATCTCACTAAAGATATTTTGAAAAAGCTGCGCGCGGTGGTCGAGGAGATAGGCAGTGTGGAGGGATATTCACTCATACTCGAAAAATCACAGGATGTAGTCTTGTTTGCCCCCCAGGGAAGCGATTTAACCGACAGGGTGATCGCTGGCTATGACAGGGGTAAGGGTAAAAGGAGGTAGCGCAATTTGGATAAGCAGCTCCTTGCCATATTGGCCTGTCCAAAATGCAAAGGCTCCATCAACGAAGCCGATGGCGGCAAGGTGCTTCTCTGTAGTAAATGTGAAATCCGATATCCAATAAGGAATGGTATTCCTGTGATGGCTCTCGATGAGGCGAGGGCTCTCAAGTCCACCGGAGAGAATTTTTCAGGTGAACTTCCTACCGTCACTTTTCGTGTCATAGATGGTCCGGACAGCAACATGATCTTTCAGATAGAAATGGGAACGTGCCGTGCTATCGGAAGGGCCAGCCTCGACGAGAACAAGACCTCCGTTTTCAACGTCGATCTGGCTTTGGAACTGGATGAATCCACAAGGCGTCTCGTCCTTCAGTATATCAACCAACAGTTCAAAAAATCCGAGCAAATTGGAGATGAGAAAGGGGGCGGCTTAGGATCATTTCGCAGATCGCCCGATGTCGTTTTCACCGACACTAGCCTTTCTCGAATACACGCGATGCTCTTCTACGATAAAGCGGGAGTGGGGATACTAGACCTCGTCAGCAAGAACGGAACCTACGTAAACGGCAAAGAAATCGAATCGAAGCTTCTGGCGCCTGGCGACGTCATAGAGCTCGGCGAAACGACGATATCCTACGATTCTTAAACAGGGGGCAAGATGCACTCGATGACGGGCTATGGCACGGCTGAGGGAAGGGCGGGGCAGGGCCGCCTTTTTGTGGAGATCAAGTCGGTAAATCACAGATACAACGAGCTGATCGTGAAGATTCCGGGCAGGATGACTTCAATCGAGCACCTGATCAGAAAACGCATTCAGGAAAAGTTTGGTCGTGGTAAATTCGATATATTCATAAAGGAAAAGGAACCTCTCTTTGGCGGAGTCGAAATCACCATAGATACGAAGCTTGCGAAGAGATATCAGCTAGCCATCAAGAACCTGAAAAAAGAGCTCGGTCTTTCAGGTGAGGTCGATTTTTTTCATGCTGTCGGGCTGGACAGGATAATCCAGATAGAGGAGCGCGGCGGCTCTTATGAAAAGCTCTGGCCACAGATATCCAAGGTGATAGATGTTGCCATCAAGCACGTATCCACGATGCGCCTTGCCGAGGGGAAACATATCGCAGCAGATCAAAAAAAGAGGCTTGCCTTGGTTGCAGGAATGGTCAGGTCGATGAAGAAGCATTCTCAGAGAGCCAAAAGTAACAATATAGCAAGAATAAAGAGCAGGATGAATGGAGTGCTTGGCGACACTCCCATGGAGGAACAGCGCCTGCAGCTCGAGGCGGCATATCTCGGCGGGCGGCAGGATATCTCCGAGGAACTGGTTCGCCTCGAGAGCCATCTGAAGCAGTACAGAGCACTGTTATCTTCCAAGGATGCCATAGGAAGAAAACTCGATTTTCTTCTTCAGGAGATGAATCGTGAGATCAACACAATAGGTTCGAAGGCGTCCGATTCCGACATCTCCAAAACAGTCGTGGAGTGCAAGGCTGAGCTTGAAAGGCTGCGAGAACAGGTTCAAAACGTGGAATAACGCAATGATGAGGCTAAACGACATCCTGGACATGATCTCGGCCTACAATCCGGAGGCCGATCTCGATCTCATCAAGAAGGCCTACGTCTTTGCTGCAAAGGTTCATCAGGGTCAGACCAGGCGCTCCGGAGAGCCGTACCTCACCCACCCGATGGAGGTCGCAGGTATTCTCGCGGGCATGAAGCTGGATATACCTTCTATAGCCACCGCATTTCTTCATGACACTGTCGAAGATACGGTGGCAACTCTCGAGGAGATCGAACAGCTTTTTGGGGCCGAGGTGAAAGATCTGGTAGATGGTGTGACCAAGCTTTCCAAAGTCAAGTTTACAACTTCAGAGGAGCGCCAGGCCGAAAACTTCCGCAAGATGATCATGGCGATGGCCAAGGATATCCGAGTGATCATCATCAAGCTCGCCGACAGGCTCCACAACATGCGCACCCTCGAGCATATGGTTGAGATGAAGCAGATGGACATCGCTCAGGAGACGATAGACATCTATGCACCCATAGCCAATAGGCTCGGTATTCAAGGAATGAAAGTGGAGCTGGAAGATCTTTGCCTGAAATTTCTGAAGCCCGACATTTATCATCTGATAGACGAGCAGATCAAAAAGGGACAGGCGCGGCGCGATAAGTTCTCAAAGGAGGTCCGCGAAGTTATAGTTGATAAGATGAAAGAGCATAATATCCCCTGCGAAGTTCAGGGGAGAATAAAACATTATTACAGCATCTGGAAGAAGATGGAGCGCCAGCATATTCCCTTCGACCAGATCCATGATATTGCGGCGTTCAGGCTTATCGTCGACAGCGTTCAGCAGTGCTATGAAGTTCTGGGGGCGATACATGCCCTTTGGAAGCCGGTTCCCGGAAGGTTTAGGGATTTCATAGCGATGCCAAAGGCGAACAACTATCAGTCATTGCATACCACCGTGATAGGTCCTCAAGGCGAAAGGGTTGAATTTCAGATCAGAACCCACGACATGCACCTTGTCGCGGAACATGGCATCGCGGCACATTGGAAATACAAGGAAGGGCGGCTCATCGAGGACAAGGATGAGATGAAGTTCAAGTGGATCAGGAAACTCCTCGAATGGCAAAACGAGCTTTCTGATCCCGCAGAATTTTTGGATACGGTCAAACTTGATCTCTTTGCCGATGATGTCTATGTTTTTACCCCCAAAGGAAAACTTTTGGAGCTTCCCCGAGGTTCCACCCCGCTGGATTTTGCCTATGCTATACATACCGATGTCGGGCACTCCTGCGTTGGCGCCAAGATCAACGGCAAGATCGTTCCTCTGCGGTACAACCTCCGTAGCGGTGATACCGTAGAAATTATTACCAGCAAAAAAACTCAGCCCCACAAAGACTGGCTTTCATTTGTTGCCACCTCGAGGGCCAAGGCTAAAATCAGGCAACGCCTGCGCTTGGAGGAGCACGAGAAAGTTGTATTGATAGGGCGCGAGCTGCTTGAAAAGGCATGCAGAAAATACAAGCTCAACGTCAATACAGTCGTCAAAAGCAAGGAACTCGAGGAGTTTGCAAAAAAATCATCATACGATGTCGAGATGATACTCGCTAATATAGGTTACGGCAAAATTTCTCCAAAGCAGATCATCTCGCTTTTCCTTCCCGAGGGCGGAGAAGAATCCGATTCCCGTGAGGCGCCGGGGCAGCGGGCACAGGAGTCGGTGATCAGTAAAATCGTAAGCAAGATCAAAAGCTCGAAGGGCCTGGTAAAAGTCGGCGGGATGGGAGATATGCTGGTTTCATTCGGCAAATGCTGTAACCCGATACCGGGAGATCCGATCATCGGTTTTGTCACCAGGGGAAGAGGTGTTTCGGTTCACGTAACTAACTGCGCAAAAGTTCTGGGCCAAAATCCGGAGAGATTAATAAGGGTGGAATGGGATATATCCAACGCGGCCTCACGAGTAGCCAGGATAAAGGTGGTTTGCGCCGATCTTCCGGGGGTCCTCGCCAAAATGACGGAGGCGATTACCTCTCAGGGGAGCAACATCGCAGGAGCTTCAATCACAGTAAATGAAGATAAAACAGCGACCAACAGTTTCGATGTCGAAATAAAAGACCTCGCCCAACTGCGCAACGTCATGAAGGCGCTCGAGAGGGTGAAAGGAATCATTTCCGTGGAAAGGGTTAGGGAGTGAATCTAGGCCTTTTCAATCTTGCCGGAGCGAAGGCAGCGGGTGCAAACCTGCATGCGTTTTACGGTTCCGGCAGTCTTCACGCGTACGCGTTGAAGATTTGGAAGGGAGACCTTCCTGGTCTTGTTGTTCGCATGAGAGACGTTACGGCCTACGAGAAGCCCTTTTTTACAAATGGCACAGGTGCGCGGCATTGAAATCCTCCGTTATTGCTCTTGTTAAAGTCGGGGGCATATAGCGTGACATAGATGGATTTGCAAGGGTTTTTAATATCTTATGCCCAAAACGGGAGTTAATAATCGGGTCTTTGGTAATTACGGGGAGGATCTGGCCGCGGAATTTCTTTCTTCCAGAGGATTTAAAATAATAGGGAGAAATTTATCCTATGGTCCAGGTGAACTCGATATAGTCGCTCAAAAAGGGGATGAGCTTCATTTTATAGAGGTTAAAACCCGTTTTTCGGATGACTTCGTATCCCCCCTTGACGCTATCACCGACAAAAAGCAGCGGAAGATGCTGCTCGCCTCCGAATGTTTCCTTATGGATTCCTCAAATACCTTCGATCCTGATGACCCGCCCCCCTGTTTTTTTGATGTGATTGCAATCGAGCAAAAAGAGGGGGGTGAAAATATAGAGCTTTTTGAAGATGTATTTCAATTCGAGCTTTAACTTAAAAATATAAAGCATCGATATTTATAACAATATGGCAGATAATATAGTTCAGGCCTTTGTTGATGTTTCGCACAGATATGAACAGCTTCCCTGCGCTCACTTCGAGAGGGATGGAAGCTGGGATTTTCTCACTTGGGGTGAGATGCGCCGCAAGGTGCTTGCCCTTTCCGCCGCCCTAAAAAGGATCGGTCTAAAAAAAGGAGATGCGGCGGTTATCTACAGCAAAACCAGATATGAATGGGCGATCGCCGATTTCGCGGTGATGGCCATTGGGGGGATCTCCGTTCCCGCTTATCATTCTTTTAAACTGAAAAAACTCAGTCATATAATACGCGATAGCGGTGCGAAGCTCATAATCGCTGAGGATTCCGAATTATTCGAGATAGCTGAATCTTCCGTCGAATTTCTGGGTAAAACCGATTCAACAAAGATCCTTTCAATAGATCCCTGCGGGGGCTGCCAAAACCTGGAAGACATAATGATGGGGCCATCTGATGAGGATTTGAATGAGATTGCTAAGGCTCTCGAATCCATCTCAGCCGATGATACAGCCACCTATGTCTATACCAGCGGGGCGACAGGGGAGATCAAGGGGGTAGTGCTTACCCATGGAAATCTTCTGGCCGAGATTCGTTCCATCGAGCAGATATTCGATTTCAAAAGCGACCAGATCGGGCTTCTCTGGTTGCCGCTGGCGCACGTTCTTGGGCGTATGATGGAGGTCTATCAGCTGGTCCACGGCTCCCAGACCGCTTTTGCAAACGACATAAACAGGCTACCCAAAGTCTATCAGGAGATCCAGCCGCATTTTGTCTGCGGAGTTCCGAGGATGCTAGAGAAGATACACGCCCGTGTCGATGAGTACGTATCAAAACGGTGGGTGCTTCTCAGGTGGATATTCGAATGGGCATTTGGCGTTGGAAGGGAGTTTAGCAAGCTCGATCGAAAACATCGCAGTATCCCTCTTCTGCTCAGGCTGAAATTTTTTATAGCCAGGATCCTTATCTTCAGCAGACTTCAGAAGCGGCTCGGAGGCCGGCTGGAATGTTTCATCTGCGGCGGGGCTAAGCTTAAAAAGGATGTAGCCAGTTTCTTTCACTCCGTAGGCATTTCTGTTTTGGAGGGGTATGGTCTTACGGAGACCTTTGCTGCGATAACGGTCAACAGGAAGGATGACTTCCGCTTCGGCACCGTGGGCAAACCGATCCCTGGAAGCGAGATCAGGATATCCGCAGATGGCGAGATCTTGGTGAGGGGACCGACGGTTTTTAAAGAATATCTAAACAGCCCCGATGAGACCCGTGAGTCCTTTACTCGGGATGGGTGG is a genomic window containing:
- a CDS encoding OmpH family outer membrane protein, which gives rise to MKKGLAVMVLVLCASMVFAGYARAAEQSAPSMKLGYVDLNRALNEVNEGKKAKSQLEADGKAKKQKLEIMQNELKKMKEDLDKQRLVLSADAYRQKEGEFQQKLMELQRMTMEFERDFAEKEASFIKPISDKMQKIIQEIGSKESYSMIVPREMALYSQPGTDITDRVIAAYNKGK
- a CDS encoding OmpH family outer membrane protein, which gives rise to MKRFFLVAVLVASITALQISLPRILFAEGALLSAVRIGYVDFNRALNTVSDGVAAKKRLREEFKERQQQLDSLQEDLGRIRSELDGKKSSFSPSEMKSREDDYRKKFFELQQMLAAFRREMEIREANLTKDILKKLRAVVEEIGSVEGYSLILEKSQDVVLFAPQGSDLTDRVIAGYDRGKGKRR
- a CDS encoding FHA domain-containing protein, yielding MDKQLLAILACPKCKGSINEADGGKVLLCSKCEIRYPIRNGIPVMALDEARALKSTGENFSGELPTVTFRVIDGPDSNMIFQIEMGTCRAIGRASLDENKTSVFNVDLALELDESTRRLVLQYINQQFKKSEQIGDEKGGGLGSFRRSPDVVFTDTSLSRIHAMLFYDKAGVGILDLVSKNGTYVNGKEIESKLLAPGDVIELGETTISYDS
- a CDS encoding YicC family protein; the protein is MHSMTGYGTAEGRAGQGRLFVEIKSVNHRYNELIVKIPGRMTSIEHLIRKRIQEKFGRGKFDIFIKEKEPLFGGVEITIDTKLAKRYQLAIKNLKKELGLSGEVDFFHAVGLDRIIQIEERGGSYEKLWPQISKVIDVAIKHVSTMRLAEGKHIAADQKKRLALVAGMVRSMKKHSQRAKSNNIARIKSRMNGVLGDTPMEEQRLQLEAAYLGGRQDISEELVRLESHLKQYRALLSSKDAIGRKLDFLLQEMNREINTIGSKASDSDISKTVVECKAELERLREQVQNVE
- a CDS encoding bifunctional (p)ppGpp synthetase/guanosine-3',5'-bis(diphosphate) 3'-pyrophosphohydrolase → MMRLNDILDMISAYNPEADLDLIKKAYVFAAKVHQGQTRRSGEPYLTHPMEVAGILAGMKLDIPSIATAFLHDTVEDTVATLEEIEQLFGAEVKDLVDGVTKLSKVKFTTSEERQAENFRKMIMAMAKDIRVIIIKLADRLHNMRTLEHMVEMKQMDIAQETIDIYAPIANRLGIQGMKVELEDLCLKFLKPDIYHLIDEQIKKGQARRDKFSKEVREVIVDKMKEHNIPCEVQGRIKHYYSIWKKMERQHIPFDQIHDIAAFRLIVDSVQQCYEVLGAIHALWKPVPGRFRDFIAMPKANNYQSLHTTVIGPQGERVEFQIRTHDMHLVAEHGIAAHWKYKEGRLIEDKDEMKFKWIRKLLEWQNELSDPAEFLDTVKLDLFADDVYVFTPKGKLLELPRGSTPLDFAYAIHTDVGHSCVGAKINGKIVPLRYNLRSGDTVEIITSKKTQPHKDWLSFVATSRAKAKIRQRLRLEEHEKVVLIGRELLEKACRKYKLNVNTVVKSKELEEFAKKSSYDVEMILANIGYGKISPKQIISLFLPEGGEESDSREAPGQRAQESVISKIVSKIKSSKGLVKVGGMGDMLVSFGKCCNPIPGDPIIGFVTRGRGVSVHVTNCAKVLGQNPERLIRVEWDISNAASRVARIKVVCADLPGVLAKMTEAITSQGSNIAGASITVNEDKTATNSFDVEIKDLAQLRNVMKALERVKGIISVERVRE
- a CDS encoding 50S ribosomal protein L28, producing MPRTCAICKKGLLVGRNVSHANNKTRKVSLPNLQRVRVKTAGTVKRMQVCTRCLRSGKIEKA
- a CDS encoding YraN family protein, whose protein sequence is MPKTGVNNRVFGNYGEDLAAEFLSSRGFKIIGRNLSYGPGELDIVAQKGDELHFIEVKTRFSDDFVSPLDAITDKKQRKMLLASECFLMDSSNTFDPDDPPPCFFDVIAIEQKEGGENIELFEDVFQFEL
- a CDS encoding long-chain fatty acid--CoA ligase: MADNIVQAFVDVSHRYEQLPCAHFERDGSWDFLTWGEMRRKVLALSAALKRIGLKKGDAAVIYSKTRYEWAIADFAVMAIGGISVPAYHSFKLKKLSHIIRDSGAKLIIAEDSELFEIAESSVEFLGKTDSTKILSIDPCGGCQNLEDIMMGPSDEDLNEIAKALESISADDTATYVYTSGATGEIKGVVLTHGNLLAEIRSIEQIFDFKSDQIGLLWLPLAHVLGRMMEVYQLVHGSQTAFANDINRLPKVYQEIQPHFVCGVPRMLEKIHARVDEYVSKRWVLLRWIFEWAFGVGREFSKLDRKHRSIPLLLRLKFFIARILIFSRLQKRLGGRLECFICGGAKLKKDVASFFHSVGISVLEGYGLTETFAAITVNRKDDFRFGTVGKPIPGSEIRISADGEILVRGPTVFKEYLNSPDETRESFTRDGWFKTGDLGEYSRDGFLRITGRRKEVIVTSGGKKIVPTMIEEALSASPYIEHVMVYGDERPYLTALITLNRSKLLAYLRKLGVHSDSESDLALSDDVRRVIWKHVEEVNANLASFETIKKMEIIDSSFTIDGGELTPTLKFRRNFIALKYRRLIDSMY